One genomic window of Tenacibaculum tangerinum includes the following:
- a CDS encoding phytoene desaturase family protein, whose product MEKKVYIIGSGFSSLAASCYLAKAGYEVTVLEKNATIGGRARQLLRDGFTFDIGPTWYWMPDVFEKFFADFGEKPSDYYELDRLDPAYEVYFGEQDSIVIPGTLDEIYEVFEKEEKGSSKHLKSFLKSAKYNYDVSINDLVYKPGVSPLELVTPVTIGNIFQFFSTIRHEVRKKIKSNKLIQILEFPVLFLGAKPSNTPAFYNFMNYADFGLGTWHPKGGMYKVIEAMTKLASDMGVVFQTNASVEEITVNDKGEAVGVVVNGKVMQSDVVLSGADYHHTETLLPKNLRQYSEGYWDKKVFAPSSLLFYVGFDKKLEKVCHHTLFFDTDFDVHAKTIYDAPSWPKEPLFYASFPSITDHSFAPKGKEAATFLIPLAPGIEDTPELREQYFNIIIERLEKLTQQSVKKHVLFKESFCVNDFIQEYNSYKGNAYGLANILTQTAFLRPNIKSKKVKNLFFTGQLTVPGPGVPPSLISGKIASDLILKTYKNETVI is encoded by the coding sequence ATTGAAAAAAAAGTATACATAATAGGATCGGGCTTCTCTTCTTTAGCTGCCTCATGTTATCTGGCAAAGGCTGGGTATGAAGTAACAGTATTAGAAAAAAATGCTACTATAGGAGGCAGAGCAAGACAATTACTAAGAGATGGTTTTACTTTTGATATAGGTCCCACTTGGTATTGGATGCCAGACGTTTTTGAAAAATTCTTTGCAGATTTTGGTGAAAAACCATCAGATTATTACGAGTTAGATAGGTTAGATCCTGCTTATGAGGTATACTTCGGAGAGCAAGATTCAATCGTAATTCCAGGAACTTTAGATGAGATTTATGAAGTTTTTGAAAAAGAAGAAAAAGGAAGTTCTAAACACTTAAAATCCTTTTTAAAATCAGCAAAGTACAATTACGATGTTTCGATCAACGATTTGGTATACAAACCAGGAGTTTCTCCACTAGAGCTAGTTACTCCTGTTACCATAGGCAACATATTTCAGTTTTTTTCAACCATTAGACATGAGGTTCGAAAGAAAATAAAAAGCAACAAGCTGATTCAGATTTTAGAGTTTCCTGTATTGTTTTTAGGGGCAAAACCTAGTAATACACCTGCTTTTTATAACTTTATGAATTATGCCGATTTTGGCTTAGGAACATGGCATCCGAAAGGAGGAATGTATAAGGTTATCGAGGCGATGACAAAACTAGCCAGTGATATGGGGGTAGTGTTTCAAACCAATGCAAGCGTGGAGGAAATTACAGTAAACGACAAAGGAGAAGCTGTAGGAGTTGTTGTAAATGGAAAAGTAATGCAGTCTGATGTTGTGTTGAGTGGAGCAGACTACCATCATACAGAAACCCTACTTCCTAAAAATCTAAGACAGTATTCTGAAGGATATTGGGATAAGAAGGTTTTTGCACCATCATCGTTGCTATTTTATGTAGGATTTGATAAAAAATTAGAAAAAGTATGCCATCATACGTTGTTTTTCGATACAGATTTTGATGTACATGCGAAAACGATTTATGACGCACCTAGCTGGCCAAAAGAGCCCTTGTTTTATGCAAGTTTTCCTTCAATTACCGATCATTCTTTTGCGCCAAAAGGAAAAGAAGCAGCCACTTTTTTAATACCCTTAGCTCCAGGAATAGAAGATACTCCAGAGCTACGAGAACAGTACTTCAATATTATTATTGAAAGATTAGAAAAGTTAACACAGCAATCAGTTAAAAAGCACGTTCTTTTTAAAGAGAGTTTTTGTGTAAATGATTTCATACAAGAATACAATTCCTATAAAGGAAATGCTTACGGGTTGGCAAATATATTAACACAAACCGCCTTTTTAAGACCCAATATAAAAAGCAAGAAAGTAAAAAATTTATTTTTTACAGGACAATTAACAGTGCCAGGACCAGGTGTTCCCCCGTCTTTAATATCTGGAAAAATAGCTTCAGATTTAATCTTAAAAACGTACAAAAATGAAACAGTTATTTGA
- a CDS encoding fasciclin domain-containing protein: protein MKIKNLTSLLFLGLFASLVLFTSCDSDDDPIIVENDSIVEIAVGTQNLSILVEALQKADLVSALEATGPFTVFAPTNDAFQALLDSKAAWNSLDDIPVETLQSVLLYHVVAGAALSSDLSNGQELTTLNGSTITVDLTGGVDLVTGADQAVSVTTANVGASNGVIHIVNEVMLAESLPKDITDLAIETPELSTLVAALQRAELVSALQAEGPYTVFAPTNTAFQALLDSNDSWNSLDDIPVETLTSVLLFHVVSGEVKAADLENSYVKTLSTGPNEEALSLQVEVGGTVEFNGDAMPLATDIMASNGVVHLIDKVMLPPNVVTLALNNSGFTTLVAALTDSRHTTDFVTLLKADGPYTIFAPTNAAFQALLDSNASWNSLADIPIGTLEAVLKYHVFAGGNVQSDELTDNQEITMFDGNMVTVDLSNGAKLDTGSGQSVVISATDVQGTNGVIHVVDSVLLP from the coding sequence ATGAAAATCAAAAACCTAACTTCATTGTTATTTTTAGGCTTGTTCGCGAGTCTAGTGCTGTTTACGTCATGTGATAGTGACGATGATCCAATTATAGTAGAAAATGATAGTATTGTAGAAATAGCCGTAGGCACGCAGAACTTGAGTATTCTGGTAGAGGCTTTGCAAAAAGCAGATTTAGTTTCTGCTTTAGAAGCAACTGGGCCTTTTACCGTTTTTGCACCAACCAACGATGCATTTCAAGCATTATTAGATTCAAAAGCGGCTTGGAACTCGTTGGACGATATTCCTGTTGAAACTTTACAATCAGTATTATTGTATCACGTAGTTGCTGGGGCGGCTTTGTCGAGTGATTTGTCGAACGGACAAGAGTTAACTACGTTAAACGGATCAACTATAACAGTAGATTTAACTGGTGGGGTTGATCTAGTTACAGGTGCAGATCAAGCTGTATCGGTAACCACGGCAAATGTTGGTGCTTCAAACGGAGTTATTCATATCGTAAATGAGGTAATGCTTGCCGAAAGTTTACCAAAAGATATTACAGATTTAGCAATTGAAACCCCCGAATTAAGTACGTTGGTAGCAGCATTGCAGAGAGCTGAATTAGTTTCTGCTTTACAAGCAGAAGGGCCTTATACAGTTTTTGCGCCAACCAACACTGCTTTTCAAGCATTGTTAGATAGTAACGATTCTTGGAATTCTTTAGACGATATACCTGTAGAAACGTTAACTTCAGTATTGTTGTTTCACGTAGTGAGCGGAGAAGTAAAAGCAGCTGATTTAGAAAATAGTTATGTAAAAACATTGTCGACAGGGCCGAATGAAGAAGCATTGTCACTTCAAGTAGAAGTAGGTGGAACAGTGGAGTTTAACGGAGATGCTATGCCACTTGCTACAGATATAATGGCATCAAACGGAGTTGTTCACTTAATCGATAAAGTAATGTTGCCACCCAATGTGGTTACCTTAGCGTTAAACAATAGTGGTTTTACAACTTTAGTTGCAGCTTTAACAGATAGTCGTCATACAACAGATTTTGTTACGTTATTAAAAGCAGATGGACCATATACAATATTTGCGCCAACCAATGCAGCGTTTCAAGCGTTATTAGATAGCAACGCTTCTTGGAACTCATTAGCAGATATTCCAATTGGAACCTTAGAAGCTGTATTGAAATATCATGTATTTGCTGGTGGAAATGTGCAGTCAGACGAATTAACAGACAATCAAGAAATTACCATGTTTGATGGAAATATGGTTACTGTAGATTTATCAAATGGTGCTAAGTTAGATACAGGTTCAGGGCAGTCGGTGGTAATATCGGCAACAGATGTGCAAGGTACTAATGGAGTAATTCACGTGGTAGATAGCGTTCTTTTACCTTAA
- a CDS encoding MerR family transcriptional regulator, which produces MNNIKSTFTIKDLENISGIKAHTIRIWEKRYNLLSPERTDTNIRYYSTANLQKLLNVVLLNKNNVKISKIAEMSDDTIVLKARELALKKAVDDEAINSFKLAMFKFDKVLFNTSYNRLLKRKSFREIFKDVFVPFLNRIGLLWQTDTLLPAHEHFISNLIIQKIQVNIEKLEYANNNSNVTYVLFLPENEIHELGLMYLNYELSLRGYDTIYLGQSLPLDNLNHFFKSKEKVCFITSMIVQPYDDKVEEYFLEVEDILKDTTHELIAIGSKAMKFEDYDFKSQITVFPSSEKFLDSFK; this is translated from the coding sequence TTGAACAATATAAAATCTACATTCACGATTAAAGACTTGGAGAATATTTCAGGAATAAAGGCGCATACCATTCGTATTTGGGAGAAGCGTTATAACCTTTTATCACCTGAAAGAACAGATACCAACATTAGATATTATTCTACAGCAAATTTACAAAAGCTGTTAAATGTTGTTTTGTTGAATAAAAACAATGTAAAAATATCTAAAATAGCTGAAATGTCTGATGATACCATTGTTTTAAAAGCAAGAGAGCTAGCACTTAAAAAAGCTGTAGACGATGAAGCTATAAATTCTTTTAAACTGGCAATGTTTAAATTTGATAAAGTGCTGTTTAATACTTCTTATAACCGATTGTTAAAGAGAAAATCCTTTAGAGAAATTTTTAAAGATGTATTTGTTCCGTTTTTAAATAGAATAGGTCTCTTATGGCAAACAGATACATTGCTCCCTGCACACGAGCATTTTATCTCGAACTTAATCATACAGAAAATTCAGGTTAATATTGAAAAGCTAGAATATGCAAACAATAATTCTAATGTGACTTACGTGTTGTTTTTGCCTGAAAATGAAATTCATGAGTTAGGACTGATGTATTTGAATTATGAACTTTCTTTAAGAGGGTATGACACTATATACTTGGGGCAGAGTTTGCCTTTAGATAATCTTAACCATTTTTTTAAGAGCAAAGAAAAGGTTTGCTTTATAACTTCAATGATTGTGCAACCTTACGACGATAAAGTGGAAGAATATTTTTTAGAAGTAGAAGATATTTTGAAAGATACGACTCACGAATTAATTGCAATAGGTAGCAAAGCAATGAAGTTTGAAGACTACGATTTTAAATCTCAAATTACTGTTTTTCCTTCTTCAGAGAAGTTTTTAGATAGTTTTAAATAA
- a CDS encoding GSCFA domain-containing protein, with the protein MNLHTQIPLAKQAHHQINYSSKLFLIGSCFSEHIGSKLNYYKFQLKQNPFGILFHPKAIENFIAKTINKEKYIEEDIFFHQERWHSFEAHSSLSSNDKSILLQNLNSSIQKSFKQLKEATHLIITLGTAWVYREIESDVLVANCHKVSQKKFLKELLTVDEVSESIQAINSLAKSINKNISIIYTISPVRHLKDGFIENQRSKAHLISAIHQLVSPRNRCYYFPSYEIMMDELRNYRFYNEDMVHPNNVAINYIWEKFKDVWVTEDSYQTMQEVETIQKGLLHKPFNPNSEAHQRFLNNLQQKKETLLQAFPFMSF; encoded by the coding sequence ATGAATTTACACACACAAATACCTCTTGCAAAACAAGCACATCATCAAATTAATTATTCATCAAAATTATTCTTGATAGGTTCCTGTTTTTCTGAGCATATTGGCTCTAAACTGAACTACTATAAATTTCAATTAAAACAGAATCCTTTTGGCATACTATTCCACCCCAAGGCTATTGAAAACTTTATTGCAAAAACTATTAACAAAGAAAAATACATAGAAGAAGATATTTTTTTCCATCAGGAGCGATGGCATAGCTTTGAAGCACATTCGTCTTTAAGTTCAAATGATAAAAGCATCTTATTGCAGAATCTGAATTCATCGATACAAAAAAGTTTTAAACAGCTTAAAGAAGCCACTCATTTGATCATTACCTTAGGTACAGCTTGGGTATATAGAGAAATTGAATCGGACGTGTTGGTTGCCAACTGCCATAAAGTTTCACAAAAAAAATTCTTGAAAGAATTATTAACTGTTGATGAAGTTTCTGAGAGCATACAAGCCATTAACTCATTAGCAAAGTCAATAAACAAAAACATATCAATTATCTATACCATCTCTCCTGTAAGACATTTAAAAGATGGTTTTATAGAAAATCAACGTAGCAAAGCGCACTTAATCTCAGCAATTCATCAATTGGTGTCACCTAGAAATCGTTGTTATTATTTTCCTTCGTATGAAATTATGATGGACGAATTACGCAACTATCGTTTTTATAATGAAGACATGGTTCATCCAAACAATGTTGCTATTAATTATATTTGGGAAAAATTTAAAGATGTTTGGGTTACTGAAGACTCATATCAAACCATGCAAGAAGTAGAAACCATTCAAAAAGGGTTGTTGCACAAACCCTTTAACCCTAACTCAGAGGCACACCAACGTTTTTTAAATAATCTGCAACAAAAAAAGGAAACACTTTTACAAGCATTTCCTTTTATGAGTTTTTAA
- a CDS encoding rhodanese-like domain-containing protein, with translation MSNQIQEYLAKGAVVLDVRTIAEWNEGHSKGAKHIVLNTIPSNVEEVKSWNKPVIAVCRSGARSGQATQFLQNHGIDIINGGPWQNVDQYLTK, from the coding sequence ATGAGCAACCAAATACAAGAATACTTAGCTAAAGGTGCAGTTGTATTAGATGTTAGAACCATAGCGGAATGGAACGAAGGGCATAGTAAAGGGGCTAAACACATTGTGTTAAACACCATTCCTTCTAATGTAGAAGAGGTAAAGTCGTGGAATAAGCCTGTAATAGCTGTTTGTAGAAGTGGGGCTAGAAGCGGTCAAGCAACGCAGTTTTTGCAAAACCATGGAATAGATATTATAAATGGTGGACCTTGGCAAAATGTAGATCAATATTTAACAAAATAA
- a CDS encoding aromatic amino acid hydroxylase has translation MDSHFELNEVTKKLPKHLHKFVVRQPYEEYTAQNQAVWRYVMRMNVDYLGKVAHGSYVEGLKKTGISVENIPHMEGMNRILKEIGWAAVSVDGFIPPNAFMEFQAYNVLVIASDMRTIDHIEYTPAPDIIHEAAGHAPIIANPEYAEYLRRFGEIGAKAISSAKDYEMYEAIRLLSILKEDPNSTQKEIEEAQEKVEWLQENMGALSEMSQIRNLHWWTVEYGLIGTVEDPKIYGAGLLSSIGESKWCMKDEVKKVPYSIEAANVNFDITKPQPQLFVTPDFAHLSMVLEQFANKMAIRTGGLKGVEKLIDSTSLGTIELSTGVQISGIFTNVIADDNNKPVYVQTTGPTALANRDKELIGHGVTYHAEGFGSPIGKLKGINIPIENMSPRDLKAYGIYEGEKVALEFEGGIKVEGEVITGTRDLRGRILLISFKNCTVTHGDTLLFHPDWGVYDMAVGVEVISAFAGPADVSSFGDVGKVSETKTHKINYSASDKELYNLYSKVREMRENGEVSEENIQEIFDKVNTQFKNDWLLPLELLELSIANNFPIKDTLHTYLENMKSNKSYSMLIENGLLLLENYQEA, from the coding sequence ATGGATTCTCATTTTGAGTTAAACGAAGTCACAAAAAAGTTACCTAAACACTTACATAAATTTGTAGTAAGGCAACCTTACGAAGAATACACAGCACAAAATCAAGCAGTATGGCGCTACGTAATGCGTATGAATGTTGATTATTTAGGTAAGGTAGCTCATGGCTCTTATGTAGAGGGGCTAAAAAAGACAGGTATTTCTGTTGAAAACATTCCTCATATGGAAGGGATGAATCGTATTTTGAAAGAAATAGGTTGGGCAGCAGTTTCTGTTGACGGATTTATTCCGCCCAATGCCTTTATGGAATTTCAAGCGTATAATGTGTTAGTTATAGCATCAGATATGCGAACTATAGATCATATTGAGTATACGCCAGCACCCGATATTATACATGAGGCGGCAGGACACGCTCCCATTATAGCAAATCCGGAATATGCTGAATATTTACGTCGCTTTGGAGAAATTGGAGCCAAAGCAATTTCATCAGCAAAAGATTATGAAATGTACGAAGCTATTCGGTTGTTATCTATTTTAAAAGAAGATCCTAATTCTACTCAAAAAGAAATAGAAGAAGCGCAAGAAAAAGTAGAGTGGCTACAAGAAAATATGGGAGCACTTTCTGAAATGTCTCAAATAAGAAATTTACACTGGTGGACAGTAGAGTATGGGTTAATAGGAACCGTAGAAGATCCTAAAATTTATGGAGCAGGCTTGTTGTCTTCAATCGGAGAAAGCAAGTGGTGTATGAAAGATGAGGTAAAGAAAGTTCCATACTCTATAGAAGCGGCTAATGTGAATTTTGATATCACAAAACCACAGCCTCAATTGTTTGTTACGCCAGATTTTGCTCATTTAAGTATGGTGTTAGAACAGTTTGCTAATAAAATGGCAATACGAACCGGAGGTTTGAAAGGAGTTGAGAAATTAATAGATTCTACAAGTTTAGGTACTATTGAGTTGAGTACAGGTGTTCAAATATCAGGAATTTTTACAAATGTAATAGCAGATGACAACAACAAACCTGTATATGTGCAAACCACAGGTCCAACGGCATTAGCTAATAGAGATAAGGAGTTGATAGGGCATGGAGTTACTTATCATGCTGAAGGATTTGGAAGCCCAATAGGAAAACTAAAAGGAATTAACATTCCGATAGAAAATATGAGTCCGCGCGACTTAAAAGCTTACGGAATTTATGAAGGAGAAAAAGTAGCACTAGAGTTTGAGGGGGGAATAAAAGTTGAAGGAGAAGTCATTACAGGAACAAGAGATTTACGCGGTAGAATTTTATTAATATCGTTTAAAAATTGTACAGTAACTCATGGAGATACCTTATTGTTTCATCCAGATTGGGGAGTGTATGATATGGCAGTAGGGGTAGAAGTAATATCTGCTTTTGCAGGTCCTGCCGATGTGTCTTCTTTCGGAGATGTTGGTAAAGTGTCGGAAACGAAAACACATAAAATCAACTATTCAGCATCAGATAAAGAGTTGTATAACCTGTATAGTAAAGTGAGAGAAATGAGAGAAAATGGAGAAGTTTCGGAAGAAAACATTCAAGAAATTTTTGACAAAGTAAACACGCAGTTTAAAAATGATTGGTTGTTGCCTTTAGAATTATTGGAACTGTCAATAGCAAACAATTTCCCTATAAAAGACACGTTACATACCTATCTTGAAAACATGAAAAGTAACAAGAGTTACTCAATGTTAATTGAAAACGGATTACTTTTGCTGGAAAATTATCAAGAAGCATAA
- a CDS encoding M48 family metalloprotease: MRSRGFKTRILIGIAIVAFAYLRKCSQQEVNPYTGKTQAVSLSPEQEIAIGLQQAPVMAEQHGGLYPDKNAQILVDKVGAKLVNNTIAKQSGYQFDFHLLRDQRSINAFALPGGQIFITHALFSKLKNEDQLAGVLGHEIGHVLGKHSNERITNANFWKLLTMGASVGADLGQLANSIGQQTLLKNGRGDELESDELGVKLMIDAGYNPESLIGVMEILKAAAGPNRVPEFQSTHPDPENRIEKIKEAIRKYQK; the protein is encoded by the coding sequence ATGAGGTCAAGAGGTTTTAAAACTCGTATATTAATTGGTATTGCTATCGTAGCTTTTGCATATTTACGCAAATGCAGTCAACAAGAAGTAAACCCTTATACTGGAAAAACACAAGCTGTTAGCTTATCACCTGAGCAAGAGATTGCTATTGGATTACAACAAGCGCCAGTAATGGCCGAGCAGCATGGAGGTCTGTACCCTGATAAAAATGCACAAATATTGGTTGATAAGGTTGGGGCAAAGCTAGTAAATAACACCATTGCTAAACAATCTGGCTATCAATTTGATTTTCACCTACTAAGAGACCAAAGATCTATCAATGCGTTTGCCTTACCGGGTGGACAAATATTTATTACCCATGCTTTGTTTTCTAAATTAAAAAATGAAGACCAGCTCGCTGGTGTATTAGGACATGAAATAGGACATGTTTTAGGAAAACATTCTAATGAAAGAATTACTAACGCTAATTTTTGGAAATTACTTACCATGGGAGCTTCTGTAGGTGCTGATTTAGGGCAACTTGCCAACAGTATAGGGCAACAAACGTTGCTGAAAAATGGTAGAGGAGATGAGTTGGAAAGTGATGAATTGGGCGTAAAGCTAATGATAGATGCAGGCTATAATCCTGAAAGCCTCATTGGAGTTATGGAAATTTTAAAAGCTGCTGCGGGTCCTAACAGGGTTCCTGAATTTCAAAGTACACACCCTGACCCAGAAAATAGAATTGAAAAAATAAAAGAGGCCATTCGTAAATACCAAAAATAG
- a CDS encoding outer membrane beta-barrel protein: MKKIILLLVAVLSFSFANAQRGEGTDWLKAGVHFGLPIADASDTSSFVLGVDLKYQFLNVNSFGIGFSTGYSHYFGKEVAGVSVDQGIVPLAALFRFYPTENFFIGTDLGYGFLTEGSESGGFYYRPEVGYHSDKWNIYGFYQGLSVDGSTPSSVGIGINYNIIQGK, from the coding sequence ATGAAAAAAATTATCTTATTATTAGTTGCTGTACTAAGTTTTTCATTTGCTAATGCTCAGCGAGGTGAGGGTACAGATTGGTTAAAGGCGGGAGTTCACTTCGGGTTACCGATTGCTGATGCCTCTGATACTTCATCTTTTGTACTTGGTGTAGATTTAAAATACCAGTTTTTAAATGTAAATAGTTTTGGAATTGGATTCTCTACGGGGTATTCACATTATTTTGGTAAAGAAGTAGCAGGGGTGTCAGTAGATCAGGGAATTGTACCTTTAGCGGCATTATTCAGATTTTACCCAACAGAAAACTTTTTTATAGGAACCGATTTAGGATATGGTTTCCTTACAGAAGGTAGCGAGTCAGGAGGTTTTTATTACAGACCAGAAGTAGGATACCACAGTGATAAGTGGAATATTTATGGATTCTACCAAGGTTTGTCTGTAGATGGTTCTACTCCAAGTTCTGTAGGAATTGGTATCAACTATAACATTATTCAAGGTAAGTAA
- the gpmI gene encoding 2,3-bisphosphoglycerate-independent phosphoglycerate mutase, whose protein sequence is MSKKVILMILDGWGVTQDPKVSAIYNAKTPYINSLYDKFPNAQLRTDGEHVGLPEGQMGNSEVGHMNLGAGRIVYQNLAKINKAVKEETLAKEKELLNAFEYAKANDKNIHFLGLVSNGGIHSHIDHLKGLLTAADSYGLKNVYLHAFTDGRDCDPKSGKYFINDIQQHMQKTTGELATITGRYYAMDRDNRWERVQLAYDALINGKGTFSSDASTNIQQSYDADVTDEFIKPIVMVDENNQPKATIKEDDVVIFFNFRTDRGRQLTEALSQKDFPDFDMKKLPLYFVTMTSYDDTFNNIHVIYNGKNIENTLGEVLESAGKTQIRIAETEKYPHVTFFFSGGREEEFTGEKRLLCPSPKVATYDLQPEMSAYEIRDAIVPELQSGEVDFVCLNFANGDMVGHTGVFEAAVKACEAVDNCVKDVVNTALDNDYTTILIADHGNCETMINPDGTPHTAHTTNPVPMILIDKELKSIKSGILGDIAPTILKLMGVEQPKEMTQHSLI, encoded by the coding sequence ATGAGCAAGAAAGTAATACTTATGATTTTGGATGGATGGGGAGTGACCCAAGACCCAAAAGTATCGGCGATTTATAATGCGAAAACTCCGTATATAAACTCTTTATACGACAAATTTCCGAACGCACAGCTGCGAACCGACGGTGAGCATGTTGGTTTACCCGAAGGACAAATGGGAAACTCAGAGGTTGGACACATGAATTTAGGTGCGGGTAGAATTGTATATCAAAACTTAGCAAAGATTAACAAAGCGGTAAAAGAAGAAACTTTAGCAAAAGAAAAAGAGCTTCTTAATGCCTTTGAATATGCCAAAGCTAACGACAAAAACATACATTTTTTAGGGTTGGTTTCTAATGGAGGAATCCACTCACATATCGACCATTTAAAAGGACTGCTGACCGCAGCAGATAGTTATGGTTTGAAAAATGTTTACTTGCATGCATTTACCGACGGACGTGATTGCGACCCGAAATCGGGGAAGTACTTCATTAACGACATTCAACAACACATGCAAAAAACAACTGGTGAATTGGCAACAATTACAGGTCGTTATTATGCTATGGACCGCGATAATCGTTGGGAACGAGTGCAACTTGCTTACGACGCCTTGATAAACGGAAAGGGAACTTTTTCTTCAGATGCTTCTACCAACATTCAGCAAAGTTACGATGCAGATGTTACCGATGAGTTCATCAAACCTATTGTAATGGTTGATGAAAACAACCAACCAAAAGCAACTATTAAAGAAGACGATGTGGTGATTTTCTTCAACTTTAGAACCGACAGAGGGCGTCAATTAACAGAAGCTTTGAGTCAAAAAGACTTTCCAGATTTCGATATGAAAAAGCTACCGTTGTACTTTGTTACCATGACAAGCTACGACGATACTTTTAACAACATTCATGTTATCTACAATGGAAAAAATATTGAAAACACCTTAGGGGAAGTACTAGAATCTGCTGGAAAAACACAAATAAGAATCGCAGAAACAGAAAAATACCCACACGTAACTTTCTTCTTTTCTGGCGGAAGAGAAGAAGAGTTTACAGGAGAAAAACGTTTGTTATGCCCCTCACCCAAAGTGGCTACTTACGATTTACAACCTGAGATGAGTGCCTATGAAATTCGTGATGCCATAGTTCCTGAACTACAAAGCGGCGAGGTTGATTTTGTGTGTTTAAATTTTGCCAATGGCGATATGGTAGGGCATACAGGTGTTTTTGAAGCTGCCGTAAAAGCCTGCGAGGCGGTTGATAATTGTGTAAAAGATGTAGTAAATACTGCATTAGATAACGATTACACCACCATTTTAATTGCAGACCACGGAAACTGTGAGACCATGATTAATCCTGATGGAACACCTCATACTGCGCACACTACCAACCCAGTTCCTATGATTTTAATCGACAAAGAATTAAAATCAATAAAAAGTGGTATTTTAGGCGATATTGCACCCACCATTTTAAAATTAATGGGTGTTGAGCAGCCTAAAGAAATGACACAACATTCACTCATTTAA
- a CDS encoding thioredoxin family protein — MKKIAYTLFTVFVISCASTPKNMATKNENGNLVGIATKKDFQQEPYGSEWFNDFYSYYETDKGTVEKLKPYLNDVKIKGFMGTWCGDSKREVPNFYKILDEVEFDYKNLELVTVNRQKKANGLEEGFNVIRVPTFIFYKDGKELGRFVEHAIEGSTIEKDFLQILSGQEYKHPYQK, encoded by the coding sequence ATGAAAAAAATCGCATATACTCTTTTTACAGTTTTTGTAATCTCATGTGCTTCGACTCCAAAAAATATGGCAACTAAAAACGAAAATGGCAATTTAGTCGGTATTGCTACCAAAAAAGACTTTCAACAAGAGCCTTATGGAAGCGAGTGGTTCAACGATTTTTATTCATATTACGAAACCGACAAAGGCACCGTAGAAAAACTAAAACCTTATTTAAACGACGTTAAAATAAAAGGGTTTATGGGAACTTGGTGTGGAGACAGCAAGCGTGAAGTTCCTAATTTTTACAAAATTTTAGACGAAGTTGAATTTGACTATAAAAACCTTGAATTAGTTACGGTAAACCGTCAAAAAAAAGCCAACGGATTAGAAGAAGGCTTTAACGTAATTCGAGTACCGACCTTTATTTTTTATAAAGACGGAAAAGAACTCGGTCGTTTTGTAGAACACGCTATTGAAGGTAGTACCATTGAAAAAGATTTTTTGCAAATCCTCTCGGGCCAAGAATACAAACATCCATATCAAAAATAA